From one Thamnophis elegans isolate rThaEle1 chromosome 9, rThaEle1.pri, whole genome shotgun sequence genomic stretch:
- the LOC116512861 gene encoding protein ZGRF1-like translates to MGDSVYPENDISILLPTLGTQTPVVPGLVYNPVSDFQLYSSAKICKQIHHHCGFSVVNTYDKSEMLDPEGRMCKTFVSEKYIGVRDKIAIPSALPNVSEQKEQSKWEKYHNTTGCDLRSQNSNEVAMASDIKAESFLGMSLEYRRENQGNVIHKSSLDSERLETIKSMLCKQRQNFISQDSVSERKKLSLHLNQHFCTAEVLSELGHLNFPNITSDSKVCHCSQC, encoded by the coding sequence ATGGGAGACTCCGTGTATCCAGAAAATGATATCTCTATCCTCTTACCTACTCTTGGAACACAAACCCCAGTTGTTCCTGGACTTGTATATAATCCAGTTTCTGATTTCCAACTTTATTCCAGTGCAAAAATCTGTAAACAGATTCATCATCATTGTGGTTTCTCGGTAGTCAATACATATGACAAATCAGAAATGTTAGACCCTGAGGGCAGGATGTGTAAAACCTTTGTGAGTGAAAAGTACATAGGAGTAAGAGACAAGATAGCCATACCGAGTGCATTGCCTAATGTATCTGAACAAAAGGAACAAAGCAAATGGGAGAAATACCACAACACAACTGGTTGTGATTTGAGATCTCAAAATAGCAACGAAGTGGCCATGGCTTCTGATATCAAAGCTGAGAGTTTTTTAGGAATGTCATTAGAATACAGAAGAGAGAATCAGGGTAATGTCATCCATAAAAGCTCTCTGGACTCTGAGCGTCTGGAGACAATAAAAAGCATGCTTTGTAAACAGCGGCAAAACTTTATCAGTCAAGATTCtgtttcagaaagaaagaaactttcccTGCACTTAAATCAACACTTTTGCACTGCAGAAGTTCTAAGTGAGTTAGGTCACCTGAATTTCCCAAATATTACCAGTGATAGCAAGGTATGTCATTGTTCCCAATGTTAA